One genomic window of Niveibacterium sp. SC-1 includes the following:
- a CDS encoding DUF2214 family protein: protein MNNPLALDALLASAHHLAIFGLFATLIVEMVMLRAPALASAGEAGVAQIRRLARVDSLYGLSAMAVLGFGLARVFWGVKGSAYYLHNGLFHLKFALFIAIGLMSILPTVRFLQWRKRQEADPRFVPAADAIARLRRLVHFELLAFAAIPVVAAYLARGYGM, encoded by the coding sequence ATGAACAACCCCCTCGCTCTCGACGCGCTGCTGGCTTCCGCGCACCATCTCGCGATCTTCGGCCTCTTCGCCACATTGATCGTGGAGATGGTCATGCTGCGTGCGCCGGCGCTTGCCAGTGCCGGTGAGGCGGGCGTCGCGCAGATCCGTCGGCTGGCGCGCGTCGATTCCCTCTATGGGCTGTCGGCGATGGCCGTGCTGGGCTTCGGCCTGGCGCGGGTCTTCTGGGGCGTGAAGGGCTCGGCCTACTACCTGCACAACGGGCTCTTCCACCTGAAGTTCGCGCTCTTCATTGCGATCGGGCTGATGTCTATCCTGCCCACGGTGCGCTTCCTGCAATGGCGCAAGCGCCAGGAGGCGGACCCGCGCTTCGTGCCGGCGGCCGACGCGATCGCCAGGCTGCGTCGCCTGGTGCATTTCGAGCTGTTGGCCTTCGCGGCGATTCCGGTGGTGGCTGCCTATCTTGCGCGCGGCTACGGTATGTGA
- a CDS encoding YgiQ family radical SAM protein: MTRVEMDALGWDACDIILVTGDAYIDHPSFGMALVGRVLEGQGFRVGIISQPDWHSAEPFRALGKPRLYFGITAGNMDSMINRYTADRKPRSDDAYTAGAEAARRPDRAVTVYAQRAREAYPDANIVIGSIEASLRRIAHYDYWSEKVRRSVLPDSKADMLIFGNAERAIVDLAHRLDAGEPIEAIRDLRGTAFMVKRGWRPDEEWSEIDSLNLDRPGRIDPHSDPYAMEPQQTATAPNSDGSMPVRIVPPAERVAARRAQRAKTVVRLQGYEQVQNDKVLYAHNSRVFHLESNPGNARAMVQAHADRDVWLNPPPIPLSTEEMDWVFDHAYARAPHPSYGDARIPAWDMIRFSVNIMRGCFGGCTFCSITEHEGRIIQSRSEGSILREIEEIRDKMPDFRGHISDIGGPTANMYRMACKDPKIESSCRRLSCVYPGICENLNTDHSALIQLYRKARAIPGIKKITIGSGLRYDLAVRSPEYVKELVTHHVSGLLKIAPEHTEENVLSKMMKPGIGAYDRFKKLFDKYSKEAGKKQHLVPYFIAAHPGTTDEDMLNLALWLKRNDFRPDQVQTFTPTPLAMATAMYHTRKNPLRKVSADSEDVETPRSGKQRKLHKALLRYHDPDNWDVIREYLRETGRSDLIGNGPHHLVPRETAARLRRPVAGGAKPGSDFVHAIGAGRRTQASGRAAPGAARAGTNGPTSARSPRPKPRPR, encoded by the coding sequence ATGACCCGCGTGGAGATGGATGCGCTGGGCTGGGACGCCTGCGACATCATCCTGGTGACGGGTGACGCCTACATCGACCATCCGAGCTTCGGCATGGCCCTGGTCGGTCGCGTGCTGGAGGGCCAGGGTTTCCGCGTGGGCATCATCAGCCAGCCGGACTGGCATTCGGCCGAGCCCTTCCGGGCGCTGGGCAAGCCGCGCCTGTACTTCGGCATCACGGCCGGCAACATGGATTCGATGATCAACCGCTACACGGCGGACCGTAAGCCGCGTTCGGACGATGCCTATACGGCCGGCGCCGAAGCCGCCAGGCGGCCGGACCGCGCAGTGACGGTCTATGCGCAGCGGGCACGCGAGGCCTACCCGGACGCGAACATCGTGATCGGCTCGATCGAGGCCAGCCTGCGGCGGATCGCGCATTACGACTACTGGAGCGAGAAGGTCCGCCGCTCTGTGCTGCCCGACTCCAAGGCGGACATGCTGATCTTCGGCAACGCCGAGCGGGCGATCGTGGACCTCGCGCACCGCCTGGACGCCGGCGAGCCGATCGAAGCCATCCGCGACCTGCGCGGCACCGCCTTCATGGTCAAGCGCGGCTGGCGACCGGACGAGGAGTGGAGCGAGATAGACTCGCTCAATCTCGATCGCCCGGGTCGCATCGATCCGCATAGCGACCCCTACGCGATGGAGCCGCAACAGACGGCAACCGCCCCCAACAGCGACGGCTCGATGCCGGTGCGCATCGTGCCGCCGGCCGAACGCGTGGCCGCGCGCCGCGCGCAGCGCGCCAAGACCGTGGTGCGGCTGCAGGGTTATGAGCAGGTGCAGAACGACAAGGTGCTCTACGCGCACAACTCGCGCGTGTTCCACCTCGAATCGAACCCCGGCAACGCCCGCGCGATGGTCCAGGCGCATGCCGACCGCGACGTGTGGCTCAACCCGCCGCCGATCCCGCTCTCCACCGAGGAGATGGACTGGGTCTTCGACCACGCCTACGCGCGGGCGCCGCACCCGAGCTACGGCGACGCCCGGATTCCCGCCTGGGACATGATCCGCTTCTCGGTAAACATCATGCGCGGCTGCTTCGGCGGCTGCACCTTCTGCTCCATCACCGAGCACGAGGGCCGCATCATCCAGAGCCGTTCGGAAGGCTCGATCCTGCGCGAGATCGAGGAGATCCGCGACAAGATGCCCGACTTCCGCGGCCACATCAGCGACATCGGCGGCCCCACGGCCAACATGTATCGCATGGCCTGCAAGGATCCGAAGATCGAGTCCTCCTGCCGGCGGCTTTCCTGCGTCTATCCGGGCATCTGCGAGAACCTGAACACCGACCATTCGGCGCTGATCCAGCTCTACCGCAAGGCGCGCGCGATCCCCGGCATCAAGAAGATCACCATCGGTTCAGGCCTGCGCTACGACCTCGCGGTGCGCTCGCCGGAGTATGTGAAGGAGCTGGTCACCCACCATGTGAGCGGACTCCTGAAGATCGCCCCGGAGCACACGGAAGAGAACGTGCTCTCAAAGATGATGAAGCCGGGCATCGGCGCCTACGACCGCTTCAAGAAACTCTTCGACAAGTACTCGAAGGAAGCCGGCAAGAAGCAGCATCTCGTGCCCTACTTCATCGCCGCGCACCCGGGCACCACCGACGAGGACATGCTCAACCTCGCGCTCTGGCTCAAGCGCAACGACTTCCGCCCCGACCAGGTCCAGACCTTCACGCCGACGCCGCTGGCGATGGCCACGGCGATGTACCACACGCGCAAGAACCCGCTGCGCAAGGTCAGTGCCGATTCGGAAGACGTCGAAACCCCGCGCAGCGGCAAGCAGCGCAAGCTGCACAAGGCGCTGCTGCGCTACCACGACCCGGACAACTGGGACGTGATTCGCGAATACCTGCGCGAGACCGGCCGCAGTGACCTGATCGGCAACGGCCCGCACCACCTGGTGCCGCGCGAAACCGCAGCCCGCCTGCGCCGGCCTGTGGCAGGCGGCGCCAAGCCAGGTTCGGACTTCGTGCATGCCATCGGCGCAGGACGACGCACGCAGGCCAGCGGACGCGCGGCGCCAGGCGCCGCACGTGCTGGAACAAACGGCCCGACGAGCGCCCGATCGCCGCGTCCAAAACCCCGCCCGCGCTGA
- the yiaA gene encoding inner membrane protein YiaA, which yields MNKPAHRPTGAFVGASWGALFIGVGAYLTGLWNAQMQLNEKGYYFTVLMYGLFAAVSLQKCVRDRLEGIPVTGMYIGIAWISLGLSIGLLGVGLWNATLQPSEKGFYGMAFLLSLFATVAVQKNVRDLAAFNGEMVQQD from the coding sequence ATGAACAAACCGGCACACCGGCCGACTGGCGCCTTCGTCGGCGCTTCCTGGGGCGCGCTCTTCATCGGCGTGGGCGCCTATCTCACGGGTCTGTGGAACGCACAGATGCAGCTCAACGAGAAGGGCTACTACTTCACCGTGCTGATGTACGGGCTCTTCGCCGCGGTGTCGCTGCAGAAGTGCGTGCGCGACCGGCTCGAAGGCATTCCGGTTACCGGCATGTACATCGGCATTGCCTGGATCTCGCTGGGCCTGTCGATCGGCCTGCTTGGCGTCGGCCTGTGGAACGCGACGCTCCAGCCGAGCGAGAAGGGCTTCTACGGCATGGCCTTCCTGCTCAGCCTGTTCGCAACCGTGGCGGTGCAGAAGAACGTGCGCGACCTCGCGGCGTTCAACGGCGAGATGGTGCAGCAGGACTGA
- a CDS encoding S1/P1 nuclease codes for MRKPRTARVLRQLLPLLFCGVTHLAQAWGPVGHESVGAIADRLLAGSRASHEIAALLDGWPLAQAAVWADCAKGVDPAKDYSYTARGRFAECAPFETDAGITEMVDFVRRNDDNCARKPGEESCHKQYHYADVAIQRRSYAAGHVGRRDDDVVAASAAMIRVLQGRTAPAPFVIRDKREALLLLAHYLGDLHQPLHVGAIYLDAAGHPVDPDTAGFDPDSATRGGNQLVLPEGRGNLHHLWDDVAEADDAAHIDAAWLKQARRVARTRGAPADWPAAWTGGSLSAARAAFADLSFAAKQGASWRAAAPEDYEHKLRRTQHRQLTLAGARLAQTLRAVWP; via the coding sequence ATGCGAAAACCAAGGACTGCCCGCGTCCTGCGCCAGTTGCTGCCACTGCTGTTTTGCGGCGTGACCCACCTTGCGCAGGCTTGGGGCCCCGTCGGCCACGAGAGCGTGGGTGCGATCGCCGACCGCCTGCTCGCCGGCAGCCGGGCCAGCCACGAGATCGCCGCGCTGCTCGATGGCTGGCCGCTGGCGCAAGCCGCGGTGTGGGCGGACTGTGCCAAGGGGGTCGATCCGGCCAAGGATTACAGCTACACCGCGCGCGGTCGCTTTGCCGAATGCGCACCCTTCGAGACCGACGCCGGCATCACGGAGATGGTCGACTTCGTCCGCCGCAACGACGACAACTGCGCGCGCAAGCCGGGCGAGGAGAGCTGCCACAAGCAGTATCACTACGCCGACGTGGCGATCCAGCGGCGCAGCTACGCGGCGGGCCATGTGGGCCGGCGCGACGATGATGTCGTGGCGGCCAGCGCGGCGATGATCCGGGTTCTGCAAGGGCGGACGGCGCCTGCCCCCTTCGTCATCCGCGACAAGCGTGAGGCGCTCTTGCTGCTCGCCCACTACCTCGGCGACCTGCATCAACCCCTGCATGTCGGCGCGATCTACCTGGACGCCGCCGGCCATCCCGTCGACCCGGACACCGCGGGCTTCGATCCGGACAGCGCGACCCGCGGCGGCAACCAGCTGGTCCTGCCCGAGGGGCGCGGCAATCTGCATCACCTGTGGGACGACGTTGCCGAGGCCGATGACGCTGCTCATATCGACGCTGCCTGGCTGAAGCAGGCCCGTCGCGTGGCACGGACCCGGGGTGCGCCCGCCGACTGGCCGGCGGCATGGACGGGCGGCAGCCTGAGCGCCGCCCGTGCGGCCTTTGCCGACCTCAGTTTCGCGGCGAAGCAGGGCGCGAGTTGGCGCGCCGCCGCGCCGGAGGATTACGAGCACAAGCTGCGCCGGACGCAGCACCGCCAGCTAACCCTCGCCGGGGCGCGCTTGGCACAGACTCTGCGCGCGGTGTGGCCTTAG
- a CDS encoding YaiI/YqxD family protein translates to MRIWVDADACPGLIRDVVVRAAERCAVEAIFVANRTTRLPPSAYVKAVQVEQGFDVADTRIAESCRLGDLVITADIPLAARVVEAGAIALNPRGTLYTHANIRELLSERDFMEGLRSAGLASGGPPALSKSDVQAFARQLDRFLARR, encoded by the coding sequence ATCCGGATCTGGGTGGACGCGGATGCCTGCCCGGGCTTGATCCGCGATGTCGTCGTGCGTGCGGCCGAGCGCTGCGCGGTCGAGGCCATCTTCGTCGCCAACCGCACGACGCGGCTGCCGCCTTCGGCCTACGTGAAAGCCGTGCAGGTGGAGCAGGGTTTCGACGTGGCGGACACCCGCATCGCCGAGAGCTGCCGGCTGGGCGACCTGGTGATCACCGCCGATATTCCGCTCGCCGCGCGCGTGGTCGAGGCCGGTGCGATCGCGCTCAACCCGCGCGGCACCCTCTACACCCACGCCAACATCCGCGAACTGCTCTCCGAGCGCGACTTCATGGAAGGCCTGCGTTCCGCCGGGCTTGCGAGTGGTGGCCCGCCGGCGCTGAGCAAGAGCGACGTGCAGGCCTTTGCGCGACAGCTGGACCGCTTCCTGGCGCGCCGTTGA